From Juglans regia cultivar Chandler chromosome 8, Walnut 2.0, whole genome shotgun sequence, the proteins below share one genomic window:
- the LOC109022043 gene encoding probable xyloglucan endotransglucosylase/hydrolase protein 6, whose translation MVMYSSLTHAVAYLSLCMLAFGVSVMGRPATFLEDFRVTWSDYHIKQIDGGRAIQLVLDQNSGCGFASKSQYLFGRVSMKIKLIPGDSAGTVTAFYMNSNTDSVRDELDFEFLGNRTGQPYTVQTNIYAHGKGDREQRINLWFDPSADFHTYTILWNHHHIVFYVDEVPIRDYKNNEAKGIPFPKFQPMGVYSTLWEADDWATRGGLEKIDWSKAPFYAYYKDFDIEGCPVPGPSTCASNPRNWWEGTTYQALNALEARKYRWVRINHMIYDYCTDKSRYPVTPPECFAGI comes from the exons ATGGTCATGTATTCATCCTTAACACATGCTGTTGCTTACCTTTCTCTGTGTATGCTTGCATTTGGTGTCTCTGTTATGGGACGACCAGCCACTTTTCTTGAAGACTTTAGAGTCACATGGTCTGATTACCATATCAAGCAGATCGATGGAGGGAGGGCCATCCAACTCGTTCTTGACCAAAATTCTG GATGTGGATTTGCTTCCAAAAGCCAGTACTTGTTCGGGCGTGTCAGCATGAAGATTAAGCTTATTCCTGGAGACTCTGCTGGAACTGTCACTGCATTTTAT ATGAATTCAAACACGGATTCTGTTCGTGACGAGCTGGACTTTGAGTTCTTGGGGAACCGAACTGGGCAACCGTACACTGTCCAGACCAATATCTACGCTCATGGGAAGGGTGATAGGGAGCAAAGAATCAACCTTTGGTTCGACCCTTCTGCCGACTTTCACACTTACACAATACTCTGGAACCACCATCATATTGT ATTCTACGTCGATGAAGTGCCCATCAGAGATTACAAAAACAATGAAGCCAAAGGAATTCCATTCCCCAAGTTTCAGCCGATGGGGGTGTATTCTACATTGTGGGAAGCCGACGACTGGGCAACGAGAGGCGGGCTGGAGAAGATTGATTGGAGCAAAGCACCTTTCTATGCTTATTACAAGGACTTTGACATTGAGGGATGCCCCGTACCAGGACCTTCTACCTGTGCTTCCAACCCCAGAAACTGGTGGGAGGGAACTACTTACCAAGCACTTAATGCCCTCGAAGCCAGAAAGTACAGATGGGTTCGTATCAACCACATGATCTATGACTATTGTACCGACAAATCGAGGTACCCGGTGACACCGCCGGAGTGTTTCGCCGGCATCTAA